TGTTGCGTAGCAAATATGTCTGCTGTGCTGAATGAACAGCCCAGCCTTCGTAATGCTTATTTATGATGGATTAGCATGAATTGTTGCGCCATGGTTGCGGTTAGAGTATTGGGTGTGGCCGTGGTCTTCCTCGTGATAGGTCTCGTCGCCGGAATTTTCATCAGCCCCATCGTGATGCCGCCTCCACGAACCGAGGTTGTCTCGATAAAGTTTGTCCTCGACTGGGCGATTCAAGGACCTCAGGCGCCGTTCGTTGTGGCCCTTGAGAAGGGCTACTTTGCGCAGGAGGGGTTAGCGGTTATCGTGGACAGAGGCTATGGCTCAGCCGACGCGGTCACAAAAGTGGCTTCAGGCGCGTACCAAATGGGTTACGGAAGCCTCGACGCCATGATAGAGTTTAACGTCAAAAACCCTGGAAAAGAGTTGATAGCAGTATACATCGTCCTCAACAACCCGCCCTACTCGGTTATAACGCTCAAAGGCAAGGGAATCAACTCGCCGAAAGATTTGGAGGGCAAGAAGATTGGTGCGCCCGAGGGCGACGCGCCGAGGCGGCTTTTCCCAGTCTTCGCCAAAGCAACAGGCATAGACCCCAACAAGGTTGAATGGGTCAGCATGTCTCCGCCTCTGAGAGAGCCATCACTCGTAAAAGGGGAGGTAGACGCCATAACAGGGTTCTACTTCACAGGCTACCTCAACCTCCTCGCCCTAAACGTAAACCCCAACGACATAATTGCTTTCAAGTACACTGATTACGGTGTGGAGCTCTATGGAAACGCGATAATGGTGAGGAAAGACTTTATGCAGCAGTATCCCGACGCCGTGGCAAAGTTTGTCCGAGCCGTCAACCGAGCCTTCAAAGAAGTCATAGCCAACCCAGAGATGGCCGCTGACTTTGTTAAACAACGTGACCCGCTTGTCGACAGAAACGTTGAGCTCGAGAGACTAAAACTCGCCATCAAGGACAACATGGTGACGGAAGAGGTTAAGAGAAACGGTCTGGGAGCAGTTGACAGGGCACGGCTTGAGAGAGCCATCAAAAGCGTCGTCGACGCCTTCGGTCTCCCGAGAACCCCCTCGGTCGACGAGGTGTTTACCGACAGGTTCCTGCCGCCGAAAGAAGAGCGCACAATCTAAAAACCACCACATTTTTATCCATGTGGGAAACGTTTGATAGAGGTTAGAAACGTCAGCCTCAGATATGTCTCCAAGTCTGGGTTTAGAACATTAAACGAGCTTGAGGCCCTGCGAAACGTCAACCTCGTAGTTGAAAAAGGCAGCTTCACATCGATAGTGGGCCCAAGTGGATGCGGCAAAACCACAATCCTAAAAATCGTCTCAGGGCTTATCCAACCAAGCGAAGGCGAGGTCTACATCAATAGAAAAAAAGTGGAGAAACCTCTGCCAATCGTTGGAATGGCTTTCCAAAACCCCGTGCTTCTCCCGTGGCGCTCCGTCCTGCAGAATATTCTCCTTCCTCTCGAGGTTGTGGAGCCCCACAGGTCTCAACTCCAGAAAAACCGAAGCATCTATGTCGATAAGGCTTTGCAGCTGCTCAGGCTTGTGGGCCTCGAGGGATTCGCGGACAAAAAGCCATGGGAGCTCTCGGGAGGCATGCAGCAGCGCGTCTCACTCTGCAGAGCCCTAATACACGACCCCGAGATACTTCTGCTCGACGAGCCTTTCGGAGCCCTCGACCTCTTCACCCGCGAAGAACTCTGGAATGTGCTCCAGAACCTTTGGCTTCAAACACGATGCACAGTCTTGATGGTGACACATGACCTCAGAGAAGCCATCTACCTCTCAGACATGATCTATGTCATGAGCAAACGGCCTGGAACAGTTATCGGCACGATGGTGTCTGACTATCCACGGCCCAGGGCGATAGACATCACGTATGAGGAGCGTTTCGTGGACCAGATGCACAGGCTTCGTGAAATGATTCAGGTGAAGTAGATGTCGAAGCAGTCTCTTTCCTCCCTGTTTGTCTCAGCAGTTAAAGATTACGCGTTACCGACAGCGGTCTTCGCCGGATTCTTTCTTCTATGGGAGGCAGTAACCAGAATCTTCGCTATTCCAGAGTTTATACTTCCATCTCCTTCGAGAACTGTAGAGGTTATGCTCGCCAACTTCCCAATCATCATCCGCCATTCCTACGCAACTCTTGAAGCCACCTTGATAGGTTTCGGGCTTTCAATAGTTTTCGGCCTCCTGCTTGGATTAGCTGTCGGATACTCGTCGATAATCTACCGAGCCGTGTACCCGCTTCTAGTCGCTTTCAACACCATCCCCAAGGTGGCCATCGTCCCAATTCTGGTGATATGGTTCGGCATAGGGAAGGTGCCCGCGGTTCTCACAGCTTTCCTAATCTCCTTCTTCCCCATAGTTGTGAACGTGGCTGTCGCACTCGCAACAATAGAACCCGAGATAAGAGATGTCCTCCGCTCCCTAGGCGCCTCGAAAACACAGCTGTTCGTAAAGATAGGTGTGCCGAGGTCGATGCCCTATTTCTTCGGCTCATTAAAAGTAGCATCCACACTGGCTTTTGTCGGAGCAGTCATCTCCGAATCCGTCGCAAGCAACGAGGGAACAGGATACCTCATGATAGCCGCCTCATCCCGCTTCGACGTCCCACTAGTCTTCGCAGGCCTCCTCGTAATCTCCTTCATAGGAATCAGCCTCTTCCTCGTCTTCGCCCTCCTCGAAAAACGACTCGTCGGATGGGCCTACAGATAATGAAAGCTCAAATACTCCACACCGTTTTTCATCAACCGTAAGGGCCCGTGGCGCAGAATGGATAGCGCACCGGCCTTCTAAGTCGGGGGTCGTGGGTTCAAGTCCCACCGGGCCCGTGTATGCGACGTCTACGGGACGTCTTTTTTGTACAGCAGCTTACAATAGAGGCGTCGCTGCGGCGTCTCCTATAGGTAGCCTATTACGGCGAGGGTTGGGTATCTGTTGATGAATTCCGTGACTAGGGGTTTGTAGGTGTAGGGCTGGTTGCCAACGCGTGGTAGTGTTCTGAGGCCCATTAGTATGCGGAACGCCTCCGCCTCTGAGCCTCTTGCCTTGACGATGTATGTGGATTCCCCCAGCTCAGGGTTTTTCGCGAAGACGATTGGGAGGTAGAGGTTCTCAGAAACCTCTCTCGGCAGTTTTCTCAGCAGCTCTTCAAGTTCTTTTTTGTCGAAGTAGTGGAGCCCTCCTCCGACTGTTTCAACAGAAGGTTTCTCCATCTCCAACAGTGTTGACAGCTTCTCGGCTCGGCGGGGGAGAGCGTCGTTTACATGTCTCATCGTCTCGGCCAGCCAATCATCTACGAAAGACATCTAGTCCCCTTTGTCAGCCGCGTGTAAAAAGTATATAGGGCGAGGTGAGATAACCGGGTTTGATGAACCTGCAGATTGACCAGTCAACTGTTCTCGCGGTTATATGGTTTTTCATAGGGTTCGGGGCTGGTCTAGCGTTGCTGCGTTTCTGGAAAGTGTTGATTCTGGTTGTGGTTTTAGCGGTTTTGCTGCCCTTTATCATATCACTCGCGGGTGTAAGCTCACCGCTTACCCCCGAACAGGTGATCGCCGCGTTTTTCAACGGCGTCAACCTCCTAGCCTCGCTGCTTGCTTCAAACAACTACTCAGCCCTCGGGTTTATCGTGGGAGTCATCCTCGGCTTGTTAACCTATGCTCTACGGTCGAGATAATGCAAAGCTTAAATGAGGTGAAGCAGGTCGTCATGCATGAGGAAGGAGATCATCTTCACGGAGAAGGCTCCCAAGCCGATAGGGCCGTATTCGCAGGCTGTTCGGGTTGGCGATTTTCTTTTCCTCTCAGGCATGGTTGCGATAAACCCCGCGACAGGAAAGGTCGAGGAAACCGATATTAGGTCCCAGACTAGACGGGTTATGGAGAACGCCAAAGCCATACTCGAGGCTGCGGGCCTGTCTTTCGAACATGTCGTAAAAGCTACGGTTTATCTGGCGAACCCCGATGACTTTGCGGCGATGAACGAGGTATACAGCCAATATTTTCCACAGAATCCACCGGCTCGAACAACTGTTGCGGTACATTTTCCGCGGAAAGAGTTTCTGGTGGAGATTGACTTTATCGCTTACATGGGGCGGTGAATTCGAGAGTTTCGAGGGGATGGTAGACGGGTAGAGCTGTACCGTCGCTGATGTGTATTTTGCATACGCTGCTTGTCGAGACCACGTAGCTGCAGCCGCTTGCCTTCATTCTGCTGAAAAGCTCTTCTCCCACCACGTTGGATAGCTCGTAGCCAAGTACTCCATGCTTCATGCCGAACGTGCCGGCCATGCCGCAGCAGGTCCCAGTCTCCACAACTGTTGCATCTATTCCGGCCGTGTTTAGAAGTGCTACGACTTCGCGGCATGAGTTAAAGGCTCTTTCATGGCATGGGATGTGGACAGCGGCTCTGCCCTCCATCATGGGTTTGGCCTCAAGCCTGCCGTCTATGAGGAGGTTGTGCAGCAGCATGGTTAGCGAGGTGGTTGCCTCGGACACTTTCTCCGCATCTGGGGAGTGGTTGAGTAACTTGGGGTAGAGGTGTTTAAGAGTGTACGTGGCTGTCGGCTCGATGGAGACAATTACTGCGCCATCGCCGAGTGCCTTGGAAAGGTTTCCCACGTTGTATTCCGCCAGTTTCCTTGCTTTGTCAAGGTCGCCGTAGGCGAAGTATGGGTATCCGCTTGAGCGCTGGGGTGGAAGCGAAACTCTGTAACCCGCCTGTATCAGGGCGTCCACCGCCTTCGCTCCGATGTCAGGTCTCAGATACCTTGCGAAAAAGTCGGCGAAAAACACGGCATCGGCACCGTTCTCGACAACTTTTCCACGCAAAAGCTTGTCAAGAGGCTTGGCGGCGACCCTCGGCAACGTTCTTCTACGCTCTATGCCAAGAAACTTCTCCATGAAAAGGCGTGTGATGGTTGAAGAGATGAGAGTGTTGAAGAGACGTGGAAACTTGGAGCCCATTCTGTAGGCTGTTTCATAGCTTTCGACAACCTTGTTGACAAATAATTGTCCACCCTTCTGAACATAGCGATGCTTTACCTCGGCAATCATGTATGGCATGTCGATTATCGTTGGGCAGATTTCTTTGCAAAGCCCGCAGGATATGCATAGTGGGGCGAACTCCGCGGCTTTCTCGAGGCCATGTACAAAAGCTGTCCAAGGGATGCCTATCGGTCCTGTGTAGATGTGTCCGAAAACGTGTCCGCCGAGGGATGAGTAGGTGGGGCAGATGTTCATGCATGCGCCGCATCTGATGCAGTAGAGTGCTTCCCGGAAGACGGGGTCATCACGCATGGATGAGCGTCCGTTATCGATTATGACTATGTGCATCTCACGTTCCTCGGCATGGCCTGCTAGGGGTGTTCTCCCCGAGAGGAATGAGACATAGTTTGTGAGCCACTGGCCCGTTGAGCTTACTGGATGTGCGACTATGAGTTTGAGCGCGTCCTCGATTTTTTCGACAAGCTTCTCCATGCCCATGACTGCTATGTATGTTTTGGCGGGGATGTTGCCCAGCCTATCGTTTCCCTCGTTTGTCTCCACAATCACCGTGCCTGTCTCTGCTATTGCTATGTTTACTCCTGTTATCGCCAACTCGGCTGTGAGAAACCTTTCTCTCAGATATTCGCGGGCGAAGTTCATCAACTCGCTGATGTCGTCGCTCAGCTTTCTTCCCGCTTCTCTGCTAAAGAGCTCCGCAACATCTTGACGTGTTTTGTGGACGGCGGGATAAACGAGGTGGAACGGCCTCTCACCCGCAAGCTGGACAATCAGCTCCCCCAAATCGGTGTCAACAACCCTGAGTCCATGCTTTTCGAGAAACTGGTTAAGCCCAATCTCCTCTGTGGTCATCGACTTGCTCTTCGTAATTAGACGAGCATTCTTCTGCTCAGCTATGCGGTAAACTATTCGACACGCGTCCTCCGCATCTTTCGCCACATAGACTCTTGTCCCCCTTTTTTCGCAGTTTTGGATAAATTGTTGAAGTAGCTTGTCGAGATTATTTACCGCGTGTGCCTTAGCCTCTCGAGCCTCGTGTCTAAATTTTTCAAAGTCGGGGGCCAATAGCTGTATGGCCTCGCTTCTCTTGTCAAGCGTCCTGAATAGTGCATCCCTTAGATATTTTCGCCAATCGCTTTTAGGGAGGACGGTTGCCACTTTTTCAGATAAAACATGATGTAGCTCAGAGGCTTTTCTCATAGCCAGCTGCACACCACCGCCAAGACGTGATGAGGACCATGGATGCCCAGCACAAGCCTCTGCTCAATATCCCCCGACCTGCTCGGGCCCGAGATAAATGTGACAGCAACTCTATCCCTCTCCATGGCTGAGCGAAGCAGGTCAGAAGTCATGTAAACAGATTTGACTACGGAGGAGCCGTTGACAAAGCATACATAGGTTTTGGGGAGGCTTGAGACGAGGCGTTCAACGTCGTCGAAGGCGACCTCGACTAGGGTTCCCGTCTCCGCCACTGCTGCGGCCGCTGTGGATATTCCCGCGTCTACAATTTTGACCACGTTGACAGGGTCTTCGGAGGAATCATATGTATAGGCTTGGATGCCCATTTCCTTCAATTTTTTCTCAACCGGCTGGGTGAGGCCCGTTGGCAGCTTGTAGACGAAAACAGTTCTCGAGCCATGTTGCCTGAGAAAATCCGCCGCGACTGTGGCCGCTGACTCGGGGTTGTCAGCTAAGGCCGCGTATCCACCGAGTATCCTAAACCTCTCCATAAACAAGCCCAGTACATCATTCACTTTTCCAAAACCTGTGAGAGAAGCCATCCATCAATTCCGTTGATGTATGGTATATAGTGTTTGTGTAGCTGCTCATGGCTTAAATCATTCCTTCTATGCGTGTTTTTCATGAAGTATCGTCTGATGGATATTCTCGCCTGTCCCATGTGCAAGTCTTTTCCCCTGAAGCTTGTGGTTTTTGAGGAGAGAATTATCGAGAAGCCTCCTTTCATAAGGCAGTGTGAGCTTTACTGTGCGCTGCATGGTGGATATGTGCG
The sequence above is drawn from the Candidatus Caldarchaeum subterraneum genome and encodes:
- a CDS encoding sulfonate/nitrate/taurine ABC transporter substrate-binding protein, whose protein sequence is MNCCAMVAVRVLGVAVVFLVIGLVAGIFISPIVMPPPRTEVVSIKFVLDWAIQGPQAPFVVALEKGYFAQEGLAVIVDRGYGSADAVTKVASGAYQMGYGSLDAMIEFNVKNPGKELIAVYIVLNNPPYSVITLKGKGINSPKDLEGKKIGAPEGDAPRRLFPVFAKATGIDPNKVEWVSMSPPLREPSLVKGEVDAITGFYFTGYLNLLALNVNPNDIIAFKYTDYGVELYGNAIMVRKDFMQQYPDAVAKFVRAVNRAFKEVIANPEMAADFVKQRDPLVDRNVELERLKLAIKDNMVTEEVKRNGLGAVDRARLERAIKSVVDAFGLPRTPSVDEVFTDRFLPPKEERTI
- a CDS encoding sulfonate/nitrate/taurine ABC transporter ATP-binding protein, with the protein product MIEVRNVSLRYVSKSGFRTLNELEALRNVNLVVEKGSFTSIVGPSGCGKTTILKIVSGLIQPSEGEVYINRKKVEKPLPIVGMAFQNPVLLPWRSVLQNILLPLEVVEPHRSQLQKNRSIYVDKALQLLRLVGLEGFADKKPWELSGGMQQRVSLCRALIHDPEILLLDEPFGALDLFTREELWNVLQNLWLQTRCTVLMVTHDLREAIYLSDMIYVMSKRPGTVIGTMVSDYPRPRAIDITYEERFVDQMHRLREMIQVK
- a CDS encoding sulfonate/nitrate/taurine ABC transporter permease; its protein translation is MSKQSLSSLFVSAVKDYALPTAVFAGFFLLWEAVTRIFAIPEFILPSPSRTVEVMLANFPIIIRHSYATLEATLIGFGLSIVFGLLLGLAVGYSSIIYRAVYPLLVAFNTIPKVAIVPILVIWFGIGKVPAVLTAFLISFFPIVVNVAVALATIEPEIRDVLRSLGASKTQLFVKIGVPRSMPYFFGSLKVASTLAFVGAVISESVASNEGTGYLMIAASSRFDVPLVFAGLLVISFIGISLFLVFALLEKRLVGWAYR
- a CDS encoding translation initiation inhibitor, which produces MRKEIIFTEKAPKPIGPYSQAVRVGDFLFLSGMVAINPATGKVEETDIRSQTRRVMENAKAILEAAGLSFEHVVKATVYLANPDDFAAMNEVYSQYFPQNPPARTTVAVHFPRKEFLVEIDFIAYMGR